One stretch of Gammaproteobacteria bacterium DNA includes these proteins:
- a CDS encoding FAD-dependent oxidoreductase, translated as MTQYTRGGVAGPASSLEYHTGTWRVERPIHVHRAAPCHHACPAGEDAQAYLAEVEQGRNRQAWEILVSANPLPALTGRVCPHPCESACNRGQYDEAIAIHNVERFLGDEAIRQGWDYPLQPPAADAPEVAVVGAGPSGLACAWHLLRCGYRVSLFEAEAQAGGTCASAIPTYRLPREVMNAEIERLLALPGIDFKPRQRLGREFSLEDLRETYAAVYLGIGAMQSKPWSIDGVTPSDLHEGLALLQEWLDVGTIPTPESAAVIGGGNTAVDLSRVLKRAGVGQVYIITHNGLPGPEVPVEDAMRALPREIEQASEEGVEILAHRGVRRLILRGEKVVGVEMVHMKKLPDEQGRLHRIAFEGTETVLHVDMVIPA; from the coding sequence TCGCCGGCCCGGCCAGCAGCCTCGAATATCACACCGGCACCTGGCGGGTGGAGCGCCCGATACACGTGCATCGCGCCGCGCCCTGCCATCATGCCTGTCCGGCCGGCGAGGACGCGCAGGCCTATCTGGCCGAGGTGGAGCAGGGCCGCAACCGTCAGGCCTGGGAGATCCTGGTCTCCGCCAATCCGCTGCCCGCCTTGACCGGGCGGGTGTGCCCGCATCCCTGCGAGAGCGCCTGCAACCGGGGTCAGTACGATGAGGCTATCGCCATCCACAACGTGGAGCGTTTCCTGGGCGACGAGGCGATCCGCCAGGGCTGGGACTATCCGCTGCAGCCGCCGGCGGCCGATGCGCCCGAAGTGGCGGTGGTGGGTGCCGGGCCGTCCGGGCTGGCCTGCGCCTGGCATCTGCTGCGCTGCGGTTACCGGGTGAGTTTGTTCGAGGCCGAGGCCCAGGCCGGCGGCACCTGCGCCAGTGCCATCCCCACCTACCGGCTGCCGCGCGAGGTGATGAACGCGGAGATCGAGCGTTTGCTGGCCCTGCCGGGCATCGACTTCAAACCCCGCCAGCGGCTGGGGCGTGAGTTCTCGCTGGAGGACCTGCGCGAAACCTACGCGGCGGTGTATCTGGGTATCGGCGCCATGCAGTCCAAGCCCTGGAGCATCGACGGCGTGACGCCCTCCGACCTGCACGAGGGCCTCGCGCTGCTGCAGGAATGGCTGGACGTGGGCACCATCCCCACCCCCGAAAGCGCCGCGGTCATCGGCGGCGGCAATACGGCGGTGGACCTGTCGCGGGTGCTCAAGCGCGCCGGCGTCGGACAGGTCTACATCATCACCCACAACGGCCTGCCCGGGCCGGAGGTGCCGGTGGAGGACGCCATGCGCGCCCTGCCGCGCGAGATCGAACAGGCCAGTGAAGAGGGCGTGGAGATCCTCGCCCACCGCGGCGTGCGCCGCCTGATCCTGCGCGGCGAGAAGGTGGTGGGTGTGGAAATGGTGCACATGAAAAAGCTGCCCGACGAACAGGGCCGGCTGCACCGCATCGCCTTCGAGGGCACCGAGACGGTGCTGCACGTGGACATGGTGATTCCGGC